In Asanoa sp. WMMD1127, one genomic interval encodes:
- a CDS encoding single-stranded DNA-binding protein, translating into MHEETVMAGDTTITVIGNLTDDPELRFTPSGAAVAKFRVASTPRIMDRQTNEWKDGEPLFLSCTVWRQAAENVAESLQRGARVIVSGRLKQRSYETREGEKRTVIELEVDEIGPSLRYATAKVQKMSRSGGGGGGFGSGGGGGQGGGGGNNFDDPWATAAPAGASSGSGRSNSYSDDEPPF; encoded by the coding sequence GTGCACGAGGAGACGGTCATGGCAGGAGACACCACCATCACGGTCATCGGCAACCTGACCGATGACCCAGAGCTGCGTTTCACTCCGTCTGGCGCGGCGGTCGCCAAGTTCCGCGTGGCTTCGACCCCGCGGATCATGGACCGCCAGACCAACGAGTGGAAGGACGGCGAGCCACTCTTCCTTTCCTGCACCGTGTGGCGGCAGGCGGCCGAAAACGTCGCCGAGTCACTACAGCGGGGCGCTCGGGTCATCGTGTCGGGCCGGCTCAAGCAGCGGTCCTACGAAACCCGTGAGGGAGAGAAGCGCACCGTCATCGAGCTCGAGGTCGACGAGATCGGCCCGTCGCTGCGCTACGCCACGGCAAAGGTGCAGAAGATGTCCCGCTCCGGCGGGGGTGGTGGCGGCTTCGGCTCCGGTGGTGGCGGCGGCCAGGGTGGCGGCGGAGGCAACAACTTCGACGATCCCTGGGCGACGGCCGCACCGGCAGGCGCCTCGAGCGGTTCGGGCCGGTCGAACAGCTACTCCGACGACGAGCCCCCGTTCTAA
- the rpsR gene encoding 30S ribosomal protein S18 — protein sequence MAKAAALRKPKKKVNPLDKEGITYIDYKDTALLRKFISDRGKIRARRVTGVTSQQQRQIARAVKNAREMALLPYTTTAR from the coding sequence ATGGCTAAGGCTGCTGCGCTACGCAAGCCCAAGAAGAAGGTGAACCCGCTCGACAAGGAGGGGATCACCTACATCGACTACAAGGACACCGCGCTGCTGCGCAAGTTCATCTCCGACCGGGGCAAGATCCGTGCCCGCCGGGTCACCGGGGTGACCTCCCAGCAGCAGCGGCAGATCGCGCGCGCCGTCAAGAACGCGCGCGAGATGGCGCTCCTCCCCTACACGACCACCGCCCGCTG
- the rpsF gene encoding 30S ribosomal protein S6 — translation MRHYEVMVILDPSLEERTVAPSLDTYLNVIRTAGGSVEKLDVWGRRRLSFEINKKAEGIYAVIDLQAEPAAVAELDRQLRLNESVLRTKVIRPETR, via the coding sequence TTGCGTCATTACGAAGTCATGGTGATCCTCGACCCCAGTCTCGAGGAGCGCACCGTCGCCCCGTCGCTCGACACGTACCTGAACGTGATTCGGACCGCGGGCGGCTCGGTGGAGAAGCTCGACGTGTGGGGCCGCCGGCGCCTCTCGTTCGAGATCAACAAGAAGGCCGAGGGCATCTACGCCGTCATCGATCTGCAGGCGGAGCCCGCGGCGGTGGCTGAGCTGGACCGTCAGCTGCGACTCAACGAGTCGGTGCTGCGCACCAAGGTCATCCGGCCCGAGACGCGCTGA